One part of the Amphiura filiformis chromosome 5, Afil_fr2py, whole genome shotgun sequence genome encodes these proteins:
- the LOC140152269 gene encoding uncharacterized protein produces the protein MSEIHGALGNNCQANSSSVYEEKANALLQDVNVYEQLKKDPTQKYQTKLIKLLKDLKDKGAIDSRTYWKLYPTVCDVPKFYGLIKIHKAGAPLRPIISSIGSVTYELARFVSGIISPLIGNTEHHISNTQSFVEDIRDLRWDPDESLVSFDVSALFTSIPVDKTLEVVGELLKSDSSWKKGEAENLEPEQVLDCLRFCLGTSYCVFRETFYLQRYGCAMGSSCSPLSEDAYMEYFESQALTSASHPPRIWKRYVDDTFVVIKSTHIEEFTDHINNIDPNIKFTREEGEDGKLPFLDTLVCRQQDGTLKVKVYRKPTHTEQYLNFSSHHPLEHKLSVVRTLLHRAETVVTDQTDKEEEIAHVKNALRNCGYKDWTFFRGQPKEKDRASQNPDSETANKGFVTLPYIEGLSEKLRRVFRTAGVSTNFKPQNTLRSALVAPKDKTEPIKQSGIVYEITCADCDASYIGESARKLEKRISEHKSTAGSSKSAVREHVVRSKGHQIDWENVKVLEREQKEYSRRILEAIHIRTQKPRLNRDKGLEIDPIWDNLLMPRGAPLHRNIL, from the exons ATGAGCGAAATCCATGGTGCACTGGGTAATAATTGCCAAGCTAATTCGTCGT CTGTTTATGAAGAGAAAGCAAACGCACTTCTCCAGGATGTGAATGTTTATGAACAGTTAAAGAAAGACCCAACTCAGAAATATCAGACTAAACTCATCAAATTATTGAAAGACCTGAAGGATAAAGGTGCTATTGACTCAAGAACTTATTGGAAATTATATCCGACTGTCTGTGATGTACCAAAATTTTATGGATTGATAAAAATCCATAAGGCTGGTGCCCCGCTGAGACCGATTATATCTAGCATCGGATCGGTCACCTACGAACTTGCACGGTTTGTGTCAGGGATTATATCTCCTCTCATTGGCAACACCGAACATCACATCTCTAACACACAATCCTTCGTGGAGGACATTCGCGATTTACGATGGGATCCGGATGAATCCTTGGTGTCATTTGATGTTTCTGCTCTGTTCACTTCCATCCCTGTAGATAAGACACTGGAAGTTGTCGGTGAGCTTTTGAAAAGTGATTCCAGCTGGAAGAAAGGTGAAGCAGAAAATCTTGAGCCGGAACAAGTGCTTGATTGTTTGAGATTTTGTCTGGGCACTTCTTACTGCGTATTCCGAGAGACATTCTACCTTCAACGCTATGGATGTGCGATGGGAAGTTCCTGTAGTCCCCTGTCCGAGGATGCTTACATGGAATACTTCGAAAGTCAGGCATTAACATCTGCCTCCCACCCGCCGCGTATTTGGAAAAGATATGTGGATGATACCTTCGTGGTGATAAAGTCTACGCACATCGAAgaattcactgatcacattaataACATTGATCCAAATATAAAGTTTACGCGGGAGGAAGGAGAAGACGGTAAACTTCCATTCCTCGACACCTTAGTTTGTCGCCAACAAGACGGAACTCTCAAAGTGAAAGTGTACAGAAAACCCACACATACAGAGCAATACTTGAACTTCTCCTCTCACCACCCACTTGAACATAAGCTCAGTGTCGTGAGAACGCTGCTTCATCGCGCGGAAACTGTTGTGACAGATCAAACAGATAAGGAGGAGGAAATCGCTCATGTTAAAAACGCCCTAAGGAACTGTGGATATAAAGACTGGACTTTCTTCCGCGGCCAGCCCAAGGAGAAAGACCGCGCTTCTCAGAACCCGGACTCGGAGACGGCCAACAAAGGTTTTGTCACTCTGCCTTACATAGAAGGCCTTTCTGAGAAGTTACGCAGAGTGTTTAGGACTGCGGGAGTTTCTACCAATTTCAAACCACAGAATACACTCAGGAGTGCTTTAGTAGCCCCTAAAGACAAGACAGAACCCATTAAGCAATCTGGAATTGTGTATGAGATCACCTGCGCTGATTGTGATGCTAGTTACATCGGTGAATCTGCCAGGAAGTTAGAGAAAAGGATTAGTGAACACAAATCCACTGCCGGCAGTTCCAAATCAGCTGTCAGGGAGCACGTAGTCAGAtcaaaaggacaccagattgactgggaaaatgtGAAAGTGCTTGAACGGGAACAAAAAGAATATTCCCGCAGAATTCTGGAAGCTATACACATAAGAACTCAGAAACCGAGACTGAATCGGGACAAAGGACTCGAAATAGACCCAATTTGGGACAACCTACTGATGCCCAGGGGGGcgccgctacatcgtaacatcctatga